The Methyloferula stellata AR4 genome includes a window with the following:
- a CDS encoding response regulator, whose translation MAHRVLIVDDSGFMRNIIKQILVVDDELEVAGEAEDGQVAVEKEKELKPEVILLDIEMPRLDGLGALKRFKLTSKAKVVILSSVAQLGSPAALEARRLGAFDVIAKPSGAISLDLKAKRGHEILKVVRAAIGLPPLDLAAVAHKAQARRES comes from the coding sequence ATGGCACACCGCGTCCTGATCGTCGATGATTCCGGCTTTATGCGCAATATCATCAAGCAGATTCTGGTTGTGGATGACGAGCTTGAGGTCGCGGGCGAAGCGGAAGACGGGCAGGTGGCCGTCGAGAAGGAAAAAGAATTAAAGCCGGAGGTCATCCTGCTCGATATCGAAATGCCGCGCCTCGATGGGCTCGGCGCGCTCAAACGGTTCAAGCTGACCAGCAAGGCCAAGGTCGTGATCCTCTCCTCCGTGGCGCAGCTTGGCTCGCCGGCCGCGCTCGAGGCGCGCCGGCTTGGCGCCTTCGACGTCATCGCCAAACCTTCAGGCGCGATCAGCCTCGATCTGAAAGCCAAGCGCGGGCATGAAATCCTCAAAGTGGTTCGCGCCGCCATCGGATTGCCGCCGCTCGACCTCGCGGCCGTGGCGCATAAAGCGCAGGCGCGTCGGGAAAGCTAA
- a CDS encoding ATP-binding protein has product MAEHLFAEIDNDIAEIERVTALIETFGECHKLPEAIVFHMKLAFDELLTNIISYGFVEGTRHKIMVSIRLDGDRLEAEIIDDGAAFDPLSAPPPDLDLPVEERDIGGLGIHFIRSVMDHVDYRRSEGRNHFKMVKKVPGELAK; this is encoded by the coding sequence TTGGCCGAACATCTATTTGCCGAGATTGATAATGACATCGCCGAGATCGAGCGCGTGACGGCGCTGATCGAGACTTTCGGTGAGTGTCATAAATTGCCGGAAGCCATTGTCTTCCATATGAAACTCGCTTTCGACGAGTTATTGACGAATATCATCTCCTATGGATTTGTAGAGGGTACGCGGCACAAGATCATGGTGTCGATTCGGCTTGACGGCGACAGGCTCGAAGCGGAGATCATTGACGACGGGGCCGCTTTCGATCCTCTCTCGGCACCGCCTCCGGATCTCGACCTGCCGGTGGAGGAACGCGACATTGGCGGGCTTGGCATTCACTTCATCCGCAGCGTGATGGACCATGTGGACTATCGCCGGTCGGAGGGACGAAATCACTTCAAGATGGTCAAGAAAGTGCCGGGCGAGCTGGCAAAATAG